From the Streptomyces sp. NBC_00390 genome, the window CAGTGGCTGGGGGTGGACTGCCTCTGGCTGCCGCCGTTCTTCAAGTCCCCCCTGCGGGACGGTGGTTACGATGTCGCCGACTACACCTCGGTACTGCCCGAGTTCGGCGACCTCGCCGACTTCGTGGAGTTCGTGGACGCCGCGCACCAGCGCGGGATGCGCGTCATCATCGACTTCGTCATGAACCACACCAGCGACCAGCACCCGTGGTTCCAGCAGTCCCGCAGCGATCCGGAGGGACCGTACGGCGACTACTACGTCTGGGCGGACCACGACAAGCAGTACCAGGACGCGCGGATCATCTTCGTCGACACCGAGACGTCCAACTGGACCTTCGACCCGGTGCGCAAGCAGTACTACTGGCACCGGTTCTTCTCCCACCAGCCGGACCTCAACTACGAGAACCCCGCGGTGCAGGAAGAGATCATCTCGGCACTGCGGTTCTGGCTGGACCTCGGCATCGACGGTTTCCGGCTGGATGCCGTGCCCTACCTGTACCAGCAGGAAGGCACCAACTGCGAGAATCTCCCGGCCACACACTCGTTCCTCAAGAGGGTGCGCAAGGAGATCGACGCGCAGTACCCGGACACGGTGCTGCTCGCCGAGGCCAATCAGTGGCCGGAAGACGTCGTCGACTACTTCGGCGACTACGCGGCCGGCGGCGACGAATGCCATATGGCCTTCCATTTCCCGGTGATGCCGCGGATCTTCATGGCGGTGCGCCGCGAGTCCCGCTACCCGGTCTCGGAAATCCTGGCCAAGACCCCGGCCATCCCCAAGAGCTGCCAGTGGGGCATCTTCCTGCGCAACCACGACGAGCTCACGCTCGAGATGGTGACGGACGAAGAGCGCGACTACATGTACGCGGAGTACGCCAAGGACCCGCGGATGCGGGCCAACATCGGTATCCGGCGCCGCCTCGCCCCGCTGCTCGACAACGACCGGAACCAGATCGAGCTGTTCACGGCGCTGCTGCTGTCGCTGCCCGGCTCCCCGATCCTCTACTACGGGGACGAGATCGGGATGGGCGACAACATCTGGCTGGGCGACCGGGACGCGGTGCGCACGCCGATGCAGTGGACACCGGACCGCAACGCGGGCTTCTCGTCGTGCGATCCGGGCCGGCTGTATCTGCCGACCATCATGGACCCGGTCTACGGCTACCAGGTCACCAATGTGGAGGCGTCGATGGCCTCACCGTCGTCGCTGCTGCACTGGACCCGGCGGATGATCGAGATCCGCAAGCAGAATCCCGCCTTCGGTCTCGGCTCGTACACCGAACTGGCGTCCTCCAACCCTGCGGTGCTCGCCTTCCTTCGCGAGGCACCCTCGAAGGAGGAGGGCGGGGACGATCTCGTGCTCTGCGTACACAACTTCTCGCGTTTCGCCCAGCCCACCGAGCTCGATCTGCGTGCCTTCAACGGCCGTCATCCCGTGGAACTGATCGGTGGTGTGCGCTTCCCGGCCATCGGCCAGTGGCCCTACCTGCTGACTCTCGCCGGTCACGGTTTCTACTGGTTCCGGCTGCGAAAGGACTCCATTCCCGCTTGACGCGTCCTCGAGGGGCTCTACTCCGATGCGGGGCGGTTTCCCCCGCCCCGCAACGGGCACTCTCCCCCTCATCCCCGCGCGCCGCCGGACAGCCACAGCTGTAATCCGGGACACTTTGCGCATTCGTGGTGTACCCGGGGAAAGGACGCGATTCCATGTCGGAGGCTGCATCCACCCGGACTTCCGTCGCACTGCTCCCCTCACTCGCCCCTCTGCTGCACCAATGGCTGCCCAGACAGCGCTGGTTCGCCGGCAAGGGGTCGCACGTCGCCGGCTTCTCGCTCGTCTCGGCGACCGAACTGCTGCCGCTCCAGGGCCCCGGCCCGGGACTGCTGCATCTGCTCGTGCGGGTCCGGCAGCCGGACCTCGCCACACCCCAGGCGGCAGCCGACTGCTACCAACTGCTCATCGGTGTACGCCAAACCCTGCCGCCTGTGCTCGCCCCCTCCCTGATCGGGCATCTGGCGGAGGGTCCCCTCGCCGGACGGACCGTGTACGAGGGGCTGCACGATCCCCGGCTCTCCGCCGTGCTCCTTGAGCGGCTGCGCGCACCGGGCACTCTCGGCCCGCTGCGCTTCGACCGGTTCGACCGCGCGCCCGCGATTCCACGGGGTCTGCTGCCCCGCCCGCTGGACGCCGAGCAGTCCAACTCCTCGCTGGTCTACGGCGATACGTTCATCCTCAAGCTCTTCCGCCGTATCCATCCCGGCCCGAACCCCGATCTGGAACTCCCGCTCGCCCTGGCGCGCGCCGGGTGCGACCGGGCTCCCGTTCCCGTCGCCTGGTACGAGTCGCACACGCCGGAACCTTTCACCCTCGGTGTGCTCCAGCCGTACCTGCGCGACTCTCGCGACGCCTGGATGCTCGCCCTGGAAGCACTGGCCGGCGGGCGCGCCTTCGACAAGGAGGCGCATGCCCTGGGGCGCGTCACCGCCGAGGTGCACACCGCGCTCGCGCACGCGCTGCCGACGGTGAGGCTGCGCGGTGCGCAGACCGAGCAGCTGGCGGCCGCGATGACGCAGCGACTCGACGCGGCGGCCAAGGCGGTCCCGGCCCTGGTGCCGTACGTGCCCCGGCTGCGGGCGGCCTTCGACGCGGTCGCCGTGCTCGGGCGGCACGGGCGCGCCTGGACTGCACAGCGGGTGCACGGCGATCTGCATCTCGGGCAGGCACTGCACTGTTCGACCGACGGTGCCTGGTCGGTCATCGACTTCGAGGGCGAGCCCGCGCGGCCGCTCACCGAGCGCCGCCGGCCACAGCCCGCCGTCCGTGATGTCGCCGGCATGCTCCGCTCGTTCGACTACGCGGCACGCACCCACCGCCCCTGGAACCCGACGTGGGCCGAGGTGTGCCGTGACGCGTACTGCGAGGGCTACGCCGCGGCCTGCGGGACCGATCCGCGCGACGAGCCCGAACTGCTGCGCGCGTACGAGACGGACAAGGCCGTGTACGAGGTCGTCTACGAGGCCCGGCACCGGCCCGACTGGCTGCCCGTCCCGATGGCCGCGATCTGCCGCCTCGCCGCGGCCCCCTGATGTCACCGCCCCCACCCCGCCGTCGCCCGAGGAGGCCGAACCCGTGACCCGCCGTCCCCCGCCCCCCAGCCCTTCCGACCCCGATCTGCCGCAGCAGACGCCCGAGCCCCCGGCCGCCGCCGAGGCGAAGCGCTCCGGGAACACGACCGGCCGGCCGCAGCCGGAGGGGAACGCCGCCGCGGGCCCGAGCCCTGCGGAGCCTGCCTCGGCCGGGGCGAACACCTTGGAGCCGGCAGCCCGCACGCCACGCTCCACCCGCGCGCCCGCCGCCGGGGCGGGCGCGGGCCCTGTGCGCCCGAACGGGGCAGGCACCGGGGCAAGGACCGGCGCAGCGGGAGCGGGCCCGGAAAGTGCCTCCGCAGGGACTGCGCCTGACATGGCGAGCGCCGCCCGGTCACACGGCGCCGCGTCCGTCGCCACCGGGTCCGGCGGCTCCGGCGCAGGGGGAACCCGGTCCGGCACCACCGGGTCCGGTGACTCCGGGTCCGAGCCCGCCGGGTCAGGGGACGCAGCAGGGACGGCGCAGACCGGGCCGGCGGCCGCGCCCCGTCCGCGTGCGGCGAGCGGCGGCCGTGGTGTGCGGGCGGCGAAGCCGCTCACCGACTGGGACCGGCAGCGGCTGCTGTCCGGCGCCCATCACGATCCGCACGCGCTGCTCGGGGCGCACTCGGTGCGGGGCGGTGTCCAGATTCGCGTACTGCGCCCGTTCGCGCGGACGGTGACGGTGCTCGGGAAGGGGCTGCGGACCGAGCTGCACTCGGAGGGCGACGGTCTCTTCGCCGGGGTGCTGCCGATGCGCACCACCCCGGAGTACCGGCTGCTGGTCACCTACGACGAAAACGAGAGCGGCTTCGAGGTCCATGACCCGTACCGCTTCCTGCCCGCGCTCGGCGAGCTCGATCTCCATCTGATCGGCGAAGGACGGCACGAGGAGCTGTGGAAGGCGCTGGGCGCGCATCCGATGACCCACCAGGGCGTCACCGGGACGCGGTTCACCGTCTGGGCTCCCAATGCACAGGGTGTACGGGTCGCCGGGGACTTCAACTACTGGGACAGCACGGGTTGTCCGATGCGCTCGCTCGGGGCGACGGGTGTGTGGGAGGTGTTCCTGCCGGGCGTCGGCGAGGGGGCCCTCTACAAGTTCGACATCACCCGCCCGGACGGCTCGCACACGCTACGGGCCGACCCCATGGCCCGGCGTACCGAAGTGCCGCCCGCCAACGCCTCGATCGTCACCGAGTCGCACCATGTGTGGCGGGACGAACAGTGGATGGCGCACCGGGCCGACCGGCCGGTCCACGAGTCCCCGCTCTCGGTGTACGAAGTGCATCTGGCCTCCTGGCGTCCGGGACTGACCTACCGCCAGCTGGCCACCCAGCTGCCCGCGTATGTGAAGGAGCTCGGCTTCACACATGTGGAGTTCATGCCGCCGGCCGAACATCCCTTCGGCGGTTCCTGGGGCTATCAGGTCACCGGCTTCTACGCCCCGACCGCCCGGATGGGCACGCCCGACGACTTCCGGCACCTCGTTGACTGCCTGCACCGGGCGGGCATCGGCGTGCTGGTGGACTGGGTGCCCGCGCACTTCCCGAGGGACGACTGGGCGCTGGCGGAGTTCGACGGCCGTCCGCTGTACGAGCACACGGACCCGGCGCGCGCGGCGCACCCCGACTGGGGAACCCTCGAGTTCGACTACGGCCGCAAGGAGGTGCGCAACTTCCTGGTGGCGAACGCGGCTTACTGGTGCGAGGAGTTCCACATCGACGGCCTGCGCGTGGACGCCGTCGCCTCGATGCTCTACCTCGACTACTCCCGCGAGGACGGCGAGTGGAGCCCGAACGAGCACGGTGGCCGGGAGAACCTGGACGCCGTGGGGTTCCTGCAGGAGATGAACGCCACGGTCTACCGCCGCTGCCCCGGCGTCGTGACGATCGCCGAGGAGTCCACGGCCTGGGACGGGGTGACCCGGGCGACCCACCATGTGGGGCCGGGCGGCTTCGGGGGACTCGGCTTCGGCCTGAAATGGAACATGGGCTGGATGCACGACTCCCTGCAGTACGTCTCGAAGGAGCCGGTGCACCGCAAGTACCACCACAACGAGATGACGTTCTCGATGGTGTACGCGTACAGCGAGAACTACGTGCTGCCCATCTCGCACGACGAGGTGGTGCACGGCAAGCGCTCGCTCGTCAGCAAGATGCCGGGCGACTGGTGGCAGCAGCGCGCCAACCACCGCGCGTATCTCGGCTTCATGTGGGCCCACCCGGGCAAGCAACTGCTCTTCATGGGACAGGAGTTCGCGCAGGGGGCGGAGTGGTCCGAGGGCCATGGGCCCGACTGGTGGCTGCTCGACCCGTCGTACGCGGCGGAGGCCGACCACCGCGGCGTACGCGATCTGGTCCGGGAGCTGAACCGGGTGTACGGGGACACGCCGGCACTGTGGCAGCGGGACACCGAGCCGGAGGGTTTCGACTGGGTGGACGGCCATGCCGCCGAGGACAACGTCTTCGCCTTCCTGCGTTTCGACAGGTCGGGCAGCCCGTTGCTCGCGGTGAGCAACTTCTCGCCGGTGGTCCGTCATGAGTTCCGCCTCGGTGTCCCGAACCCGGCAGGCGCCTGGACGGAGGTGCTGAACACGGACGAGGCGCGCTACGGCGGCAGCGACGTGCTCAACCCGGACCCTCTGAAGCCTGAGCAGGTGCCCTGGCACGGCCGCACCTCCTCGGTCCAGCTGACGCTGCCGCCGCTGGCGACGATCTGGCTGCGGCCGGCGTGACGGCGCGGAGGGCCGGATGACGGGCGGGGGCCGACGGGCGCGTTCCGCGCCATGACCGGCCCTCGTCACCGCCCCCGCGGCGTCCCGCACTCGGGTGCCACGGCTGATCAGCCCTTCTGGGTGAGCGCCTCGGGCAGGTCCTCCACGTGCACCAGGCCGAGATGCTGCGTGGCGCGGGTCAGCGCCACATACAGGTCGCTCTCACCGAAGAGCGCCGGCTCGACGACGATGACCGAGTCGAACTCGAGGCCCTTGGCCTGCCTCGGATCGAGCAGGACGACGGTCCGGGTCAGATCGACCGGGCCGCCGCCGAGTGAGGCCAGTTCGCCGTGGAGTTCGCGCGGGGCGATGACCGCGAGCCTGCCCTCATCGGGCGTCTCCCGCGCGACCGCGGCCAGGACGGTGCGCCCCAGATCCTCTTTCGTGGCCCGCTCGGTCCACGGCACCACACCCGTCGAGCGCACCGAGCGCGGCGGACGGAAATCGGGGCAGGACTTGCGGCGCATACGGGCGGCCAGGTCCATGATCTCGGCGGGCGTACGATAGTTGACCCCGAGCCGGGTGTGCTGCCAGCGGTCTCCGACGTACGGCTCGAGAATCCGCTTCCAGGAGCCGAGGCCCGCGATGTCCCCGGTCTGGGCCGGATCGCCGACCAGGGTCATCGAGCGGGTGGGGCAGCGGCGCATCAGCAGGCGCCACGCCATTGCGGACAGCTCCTGCGCCTCGTCGACGATGATGTGCCCGAAGGCCCAGGTGCGGTCCGCGGCGGCGCGCTCGGCCGCGGTGCGGTGGTCGGCCTCCTCGTGACGTTCGGCGAACCGTTCGGCATCGATGATGTCGTGCGCGGCGAGCACCTCGGACTCTTCGTCGTGCTTGTCCTCGAACTCGTAGGTGCGGGAGGCGTACGAGACGTCCAGCACGCCCTGGGCGTAGGCGATCTGTCGCGCCCGCTCGGCCTCGGCGGCGGCGCGGGCCGCGGAGTCGTCCTCGCCGAGGAGTTCGGCGGCCTCGTCGAGGAGTGCCACATCGGCCGGCGTCCACGGCCCGTCGGCGCGCCGGATCAACTCCGCTTCGTCCGCGCCGAGATGGGTGGGCCGGGCCAGATAGTCCGCGAGGAACTCCTGCGGGGTGAGCGGGGGCCACAGTGTGGCGATGGCGGAATGCACCTCGGCGCTGGCGGCGATGCCCTTGCCGAGCAGGGCGATGTCGTCGGGGCCGAGGAAGTTGGGGCCGCCGTACGGATCGGCGCCGATGCGGTCGGCGAGCTGGGCGGTGAGCTCGTCGATGATCCGGAACACGAAGTGCGGGCGGGCGAGATTGTGCGGCAGCTGGGTCTCCCGCGCCTTGTGCCGCGCCTCGACAGCCATGTCCCAGTCGATGACGAGCTCACCGTCGTCGTGCCTGATGACAAGTGGGGCGCCCTTCTCGGGCACCTGCTGCCGGTCGCGTACGGCCTCGGCCAGGACGTGGGCCATCTCGGCCCGGCCCTTGACGGCGGCGGCCGCGGGCGTGTCGCTGCCGGTGGCGTGCACGCCGGGGAACAGCTCACCGACGGTCGCCAGGAGCACGCCGGTCTCGCCGAGGGAGGGCAGCACCTCGCCGATGTACCCCAGGAAGGCCGGGTTGGGCCCGACGATGAGCACCGCCCGCTTGGCGAGCTGCTCCCGGTGCGCGTAGAGCAGATAGGCCGCCCGGTGCAGCGCGACCGCGGTCTTCCCGGTCCCCGGTCCGCCCTCGACGACGAGCACGCCGCGCTGGGGAGCTCGGATGATGTGATCCTGCTCGGCCTGGATGGTCGACACGATGTCGGCCATCCGCCCGGTGCGCGCGCTGTTGAGCGCGGCGAGCAGCACCTCGTCGGCATCGTGCGACTCGTAGCCGGTGCGGGTGGTGTCGGCGAGATCCATGATCTCGTCGTGCAGCGCCGTGACGGTGCGCCCTTCGGTGGTGATGTGGCGTCTGCGGCGCAGACCCATGGGCTCGTACCCGGTCGCAAGATAAAACGGGCGCGCGACGGGTGCCCGCCAGTCGATGAGCAGAGGGGTGCGGTCGGCATCGTCACGACGGATTCCGGTACGCCCGATGTGATAAGTCACGCCGTCACGCCGGTCGATACGCCCGAAACACAGCCCGGCGTCCGCGGCATCGAGCGCGCCGAGTGACGCGGAGTGCTCGGCCACCTCGATATCGCGTTCGACGCGGGCCTGCAAACTGGTGCTGACCTGCGCCATCGTGGCGCGCACGGCAGCTTCGGCCTCCCCCCTGAGCTGGTCGAGCCGCTCATGGGCGAGAGAGACGAATTGTTGTTCCCGCCGCATTTCCTCGGTTGACAATTCAGCTCCTGACGCGCTAGGGTGCCTTTATTGAACTTCGCCGTGTGCCCTATTTCACGGGAGCACGGAACTATCCAATATATGCAGAGAAATACCCCGGCCGTCAAATTCGGTCCGGGGTATTTCTGGCTCCGGGATCTTGTATGCGTGGGGCTGTGGGGCGGAGCTGTTGACCATCGCCCTGGATGCCTGGGGGCCGGCGCCCTCCTGACGGCGCCAGGGCCGGCTGTCAGTGGCAGCCCGTAGCGTTCTCCGCAGTGGAACGGGCGGGAAACGGCCGCCTGTTCCGGCCTGGGGAGGGGTCTGTCATGGCACGCACCACGACGTATCTGGAGCTGTCGCAGGACGGCGGCGGAGCGCACAAGTTCTACGAGGTGACCGTGGAGGGGACGGTCGTCTCGGTGCGCTACGGCCGGATCGGCGCGGGCGGTCAGCTGCAGACCTCGTCCTTCCCCACGGCCGAGAAGGCGAAGGCCGCAGCGGCCAGGAAGATAGGCGAGAAGGTACGCAAGGGGTATGCGCCCGCCGTCCAGGGACAACGGGCGGCACGTCCGGTGACGCGCCGTCAGGTGACCTCCGCACCGTCCACCGCGCGCTCCACGGCCCCGGTGCTGTGGCGGTTCCGCACCGGCTCGGCCGCCTTCGGCATCCATATCGACGAGGACCGCTGCTGGGTGGGCAACCAGGCAGGGGATGTCTACACGCTCAGTCACGGCGGAGAGGTACTGGCCCGCTACTCGCTGCCGGACGGCGTCAAGTGCCTGGTGGCGGACGACTTCTGGATCTACGCCGGCTGCGACGACGGCAAGGTGTACGACCTGTCCTCCAAGCTTCCGTTCGCGGCCTATGACATCGCGGCGGACGTCGACATCTTCTGGCTCGACATCCGCGAGGGCGTACTGAACGTCTCCGACGCGGACGGCGGTCTGACGGTCATCGACCACGAGGACGAGCACCAGTGGGCACGCAGGTCGAGCGGCAACCAGGCCTGGATGGTGCGGGCGGACGAGCAGCGGGTGTACCACGGCCACAGCAAGGGCGTCACGGCGTACGCGCCCGACGGCGGCCGGCAGTTGTGGCACGCGCCGACCGGGGGAGGTGTGCTGTTCGGCTGGCAGGAGGCCGACTCCGTGTACGCGGGCACGGTGCGCCACGACGTGCACCGCATCTCCAAGAGGACGGGGGCCGTCGAGGCGACGTACCGGTGTGACACCGCGGTGTACTCCTGCGCCACCTCGCCTGACGGGCGCCATGTCTTCGCCGGCGACTCGTCGTCCTCCGTGTACTGCTTCGCGGCGGACGGCACCCGTCTGTGGAAGCTCGGCACGGGCGGCGGCTCGGCACTGTCCATGCAGTACCGGGACGAGAAGCTCTACATGGTCACGACGGACGGATCCCTGGTGTGCGTGGACGCGAGTGAGACCGCGGTCGCGGCCGCGCAGCAAGGCACGGTGCCCCTGGCCAGGGACGTCAAGTCGGCGGCGGCGCTGCCGACCTACAGTCCCGCCGCGTCGCCGGCCGCGGTGGCGACCATATCGGCGCCGCCCGCCGGTGGAGTGGTGGTGGAGTGCGTCCAGACCGGCGGCCGGATGCGCGTGCATGTGGTGTCCGACGGTTTCGAACCGTCGTGGAACGTCCAGTTCCCCCGTGGCATACGCGAAGTGGGCGCCCGGTACGTCGTCGACGCGCTGCACCCCGCCCAGGCCGGGTTCTACCGGGTGCGCGGGGAGATCCGTCGCCTGGTCTGAGACCGGCCGGCGGCGGTGCGGCGGGCGGGCGCGTTCAGCGCGCGCCGTCGACCTCGTCGCCCGCCACCAGAACGGCCGTCCCGGACGGCCGTTCTGGTGAGGCGTGAGGGTCAGCTTGATGTGCTGGGTCGTCCGGGACGAGCCCACGGCGTCGGCGCCCAGTTCGACGACCCAGAAACGGATCTTGGCCCCCGCCGTGGTGTCCTGCTGCACCGCGACGGACAGTTCGAGTTCGACCGGACCGAGCCCGAAGCGCACCTCGCCGTCGGGAGAGGCGTGCACGGCTTCGGCGAGCCGCACCCTGAGCCGGCCGATCAGCTCGGAAAGTTCTACGGCCGTACCCGGTGCCTCCTGGTGGTGAGCAAGGGCCCGCGGTCAGCCACCATGCGCGGGGTTCCGCCTCACCGCGCAGGCCGGTCCTGGAGGGCGTCGTCCAGCTCCTGCACCAGCCGGCGCTTGGGGCGGGCGCCCACCATCGACGTCACCGGTTCGCCGCCGCGGAACAGCATCAGCGTCGGCGTCGACAGCACCGCGTACCGCGCCGTGATCTCCGGGTTGGTGTCGACGTCGAGCTGGACCACCTTCAGGCGGTCCGCCTCCTCCGCGGCCATCGCGCTCAGCACCGGAGCGAGCTGGCGGCACGGTCCGCACCAGTCGGCCGTGAATTTCACGAGCACCGGGCGGCCCGCGCCCAGCACCTCGGCATCGAAGTCCGCATCCGTCACCGTGGCGACACCCGCTGTCCGAGTCATCCGTCAGTCTCCGAATTCACATTGAGGGTCCGGGCCGCCGGGCAGCTGCGCCTCGGCCCGCAGGAGTTGTGCTCCGACCTGGGCGCGCACCGACTGGAGCTGTTCGATGAGCACGTCCAGCTCGGCGAGCTTCGCGCGGTACACGGCGAGCGAGGCCGGGCAGGCGTCACCGGCCGGATGGCCCGCGCGCAGGCACTCCACGAAGGGCCTGGTCTCCTCCAGGTCGAACCCGAAGTCCTGCAGGGTCCGGATCTGCTGAACCAGACGCAGATCGTCCTCGCCGTACGTGCGGTAGCCGTTGCCCGCGCGCAGCGCGGGCAACAGTCCGCGTGACTCGTAGTAGCGCAGCGTGCGGGTCGTGGTGCCCGCCCGCTGTGCCAGCTCACCGATTCGCATGCACCCGACGGTATTCCTTGACGCCGACGTCAAGGCAACGGACCGTCCGCGGGCTCAGCCCGGGCGGCCGCGGCAGCGGCTTCCACTCCGGCGAAGAGCCGGCACGACCGGCGTCGCCGTACGGCCGGGCACCGACACCTGCTCCAGCACCTCTTCGGGGTGGACCGTGCCGGTCACCGTGACCTTGAGGATCCAGCAGCCTTCGGGACCAACTGCATACCGCATTCAGGAAGTTGACGCTGTGAGGCCATTGACGACGCCCTCGCCTCCATCTACAAAACGTTCTGAGAGCGCTCTCACACCGCCCCGCACTTCTCCCCTCGGCACCACCTTTCCGGAGGTGTTCCTTGAGCACGAGCCGCAGCAGACACACTCCCCCGCGCACCCGCCCCCTGTTCGCCGTCGTGATCGCGATGGCCGTCGCACTGGCCGGTTTCATCGCCGTCACCGGGGCCGGACCCGCGCGCGGCGACGTACCGCCGGCACCCGGCTGGAACCTGCAGTGGAGCGACGATTTCACCGGCCCGAACCGCACCCTGCCCTCGTCCGCCCACTGGCAGATCGACACCGGCCACGCCTACCCCGGCGGCCCCGGCAACTGGGGCACGGGTGAGATCCAGAACTACACCGCGAGCCCCGACAACCTCAGCCTCGACGGCAGCGGCAATCTGCGCATCACCCCGCTGAGGGACGGCGCGGGCAACTGGACCTCGTCCCGTATCGAGACCCGCCGCGCCGACTTCAAGGCGCCGGCCGGCGGAACGCTGCGCATCGAGGGCCGGATCCAGATGCCCAATGTGACCGGGCAGGCCGCGCTCGGCTACTGGCCCGCCTTCTGGGCGCTGGGTTCCCCGTACCGCGGCAACTACTGGAACTGGCCGTCCATCGGCGAGTTCGACATCATGGAGAACGTCAACGGCATCAACTCCGTGTGGGGCGTGCTGCACTGCGGGGTCAACCCCGGCGGTCCCTGCAACGAGACCAGTGGGATCGCGAACAGCCGGGCCTGCCCCGGAGCCAGTTGCCAGTCGGCCTTCCACACATACCGCTTCGAGTGGGACCGTTCCGTCTCACCGAACGAGCTGCGCTGGTACGTGGACGGACAGCTGTTCCACAGCGTCAGCCAGAGCCGCTTCGACGCCGGCACCTGGGCCGGCATGACCGAGCACGCCGGCTACTTCATCCTCCTCAATGTCGCGATCGGCGGCGCGTTCCCGGACGCTCTCGCGGGCAAGACCCCGACCCCGGCGACCGTGCCGGGCCACTCGATGCTCGTCGACTACGTGGCCGTCTGGACGCGGGGCGGCGGTACCACTCCGCCGCCAGGACCGACCGACCCGCCGCCGTCCGGCTCCTCCCAGCTGTATCTGCGCTCGGGCGGCGGCGCGGGCGATGCGACGGCGTCCGCGGCCACGGCCACGCTCGCCTCGGCGGGCGGCGCCAACCACGACGGCACCCCGCACAACCCGCAGGTCTTCACCTCGGGCCCCATCACCCGTACCTACAACGGGGGCGCCACGCAGTTCGACCTGTTCGTCGACGCCGGATCCACGGTGGCCAACG encodes:
- a CDS encoding MerR family transcriptional regulator, whose product is MRIGELAQRAGTTTRTLRYYESRGLLPALRAGNGYRTYGEDDLRLVQQIRTLQDFGFDLEETRPFVECLRAGHPAGDACPASLAVYRAKLAELDVLIEQLQSVRAQVGAQLLRAEAQLPGGPDPQCEFGD
- the trxA gene encoding thioredoxin yields the protein MTRTAGVATVTDADFDAEVLGAGRPVLVKFTADWCGPCRQLAPVLSAMAAEEADRLKVVQLDVDTNPEITARYAVLSTPTLMLFRGGEPVTSMVGARPKRRLVQELDDALQDRPAR
- a CDS encoding glycoside hydrolase family 16 protein, with the translated sequence MAVALAGFIAVTGAGPARGDVPPAPGWNLQWSDDFTGPNRTLPSSAHWQIDTGHAYPGGPGNWGTGEIQNYTASPDNLSLDGSGNLRITPLRDGAGNWTSSRIETRRADFKAPAGGTLRIEGRIQMPNVTGQAALGYWPAFWALGSPYRGNYWNWPSIGEFDIMENVNGINSVWGVLHCGVNPGGPCNETSGIANSRACPGASCQSAFHTYRFEWDRSVSPNELRWYVDGQLFHSVSQSRFDAGTWAGMTEHAGYFILLNVAIGGAFPDALAGKTPTPATVPGHSMLVDYVAVWTRGGGTTPPPGPTDPPPSGSSQLYLRSGGGAGDATASAATATLASAGGANHDGTPHNPQVFTSGPITRTYNGGATQFDLFVDAGSTVANGQQVRVSYDRTGDGTWDRTETYHYFATDPVAGYEHYTQSRGLHSASGSHGNLTNGRVRVEVWSAIGNGTSTLGIGNQSLVRIPFG